Proteins found in one Merismopedia glauca CCAP 1448/3 genomic segment:
- the purE gene encoding 5-(carboxyamino)imidazole ribonucleotide mutase, which translates to MTQPIVGIIMGSDSDLPTMQNAIAICEQFNVPCEVAIVSAHRTPERMVEYAKTASARGLKVIIAGAGGAAHLPGMVASLTPLPVIGVPVPTRHLSGVDSLHSIVQMPAGIPVATVAIGNATNAGLLAVQILATSDPDLLAKVQIYRDNLHQMVIDKQNKLETVGYLVYIENMSQNKT; encoded by the coding sequence ATGACTCAACCCATAGTAGGAATCATCATGGGTAGTGATTCCGATTTACCAACTATGCAAAATGCGATCGCCATTTGCGAGCAATTTAATGTTCCCTGTGAAGTGGCTATCGTCTCCGCTCACCGTACTCCCGAACGGATGGTAGAATATGCCAAAACTGCTTCAGCACGAGGCTTAAAAGTGATTATAGCTGGGGCTGGAGGTGCTGCACATCTACCAGGGATGGTAGCCTCATTAACCCCCTTACCAGTCATCGGCGTTCCAGTTCCCACCCGTCACCTTTCAGGGGTAGATTCCCTTCATTCCATTGTCCAAATGCCTGCGGGTATCCCAGTAGCGACAGTTGCTATAGGCAATGCTACTAACGCAGGTTTGCTAGCAGTCCAAATTTTGGCTACATCAGATCCAGATTTATTAGCAAAAGTCCAGATTTATAGAGATAATTTGCATCAAATGGTTATAGATAAACAAAATAAACTTGAAACTGTTGGTTATCTGGTTTACATAGAAAATATGAGCCAAAATAAAACCTAA
- a CDS encoding GTP-binding protein → MSHTSPSESENQSSSFGEDLATTISSFEQIQEELNYQQARDVLRDIVETLDLQPQEKAGLATEISDLTGMLDKLERSIVHIAAFGMVGRGKSSVLNALVGQQVFTTGPLHGVTRDATAVTWQIPELEADLQRITLTGSGNSQVELIDTPGIDEVEGEQREILARQVATQVDLILFIIAGDMTKVEFEALSRLREAGKPMLLVFNKIDQYPDSDRLAIYQKIRDERVQQLLSPAEIVMVAASPLVAEAVRRPDGSLGVIRRVGNPQVGELKLKILEILHREGKSLVALNTMLYAGEINERVVARKMAIREENAHQIVWKAVIAKALVVALNPITVIDLVTGAAVDLSAILTLSRLYGIPMTQPGALRLLQKIALSMGGISASELLANFGLSSLKSLLGIAAPVTGGASLAGYASVAIAQASVAGVSTYAIAQVTKTYLANGASWGPDGPKAVVNKILSTLDEKSIISRIEQELRAKLYSRNQM, encoded by the coding sequence TTGTCTCATACATCGCCTTCTGAATCTGAGAATCAAAGTAGCAGTTTCGGGGAAGATTTAGCTACTACCATTTCTAGTTTTGAGCAAATTCAGGAAGAACTCAATTATCAGCAAGCGCGGGATGTATTGCGAGATATCGTTGAAACTCTAGATTTACAACCCCAAGAAAAAGCTGGCTTAGCCACAGAAATCTCAGATTTAACGGGGATGCTCGATAAGTTAGAGCGTTCGATCGTTCACATCGCGGCTTTTGGTATGGTAGGAAGAGGGAAATCTTCTGTACTCAATGCCTTAGTCGGTCAGCAAGTCTTCACCACAGGGCCTTTGCATGGAGTAACTCGCGACGCTACGGCTGTTACTTGGCAAATTCCAGAGTTAGAAGCAGATTTACAGAGAATTACCCTGACAGGTTCCGGTAATTCTCAAGTCGAACTGATTGACACTCCAGGAATTGATGAGGTAGAAGGAGAACAACGAGAGATTTTAGCGCGTCAGGTAGCTACCCAGGTAGATTTGATTTTATTCATTATCGCTGGGGATATGACAAAGGTGGAATTTGAAGCGCTATCTCGATTGCGGGAAGCTGGGAAGCCAATGCTGTTGGTTTTTAACAAAATTGACCAATATCCAGATAGTGATCGCCTAGCCATTTATCAGAAAATTCGGGATGAAAGAGTGCAACAATTGCTTTCTCCTGCGGAAATTGTAATGGTGGCGGCTTCTCCCTTAGTTGCTGAAGCTGTACGTCGTCCAGACGGTTCTTTAGGAGTCATCAGACGAGTCGGAAACCCTCAAGTAGGCGAATTGAAGCTGAAAATTCTAGAGATTCTCCATCGAGAAGGAAAATCCCTCGTCGCACTCAATACGATGCTCTATGCTGGGGAAATCAACGAACGAGTAGTAGCCAGAAAAATGGCAATTCGGGAAGAAAATGCCCATCAAATCGTTTGGAAAGCCGTAATTGCCAAAGCCTTGGTTGTCGCTTTGAACCCGATTACAGTCATCGATTTGGTGACGGGTGCGGCTGTCGATCTCAGCGCCATTTTAACCTTATCTCGCCTCTATGGCATTCCCATGACTCAACCAGGTGCTTTGCGCCTTTTGCAAAAAATCGCCTTGAGTATGGGGGGAATTAGCGCCAGCGAACTGCTAGCAAATTTTGGGTTGAGTTCCCTCAAATCTCTGTTAGGAATCGCCGCACCCGTAACTGGTGGCGCTTCCCTAGCTGGTTATGCATCTGTAGCTATAGCACAAGCTAGTGTAGCAGGCGTGTCTACTTATGCGATCGCTCAAGTCACCAAAACCTATCTCGCTAACGGTGCTTCTTGGGGACCAGATGGGCCTAAAGCTGTCGTCAATAAGATTTTATCAACTTTGGATGAAAAATCAATCATCAGTCGGATCGAGCAAGAGTTGAGAGCGAAGTTATATAGCAGAAATCAGATGTAG
- a CDS encoding DUF3146 family protein — MSPKYLPETTAYLKITHLSWHQGFICGEVSAGEFIWEFEWLFRKDNLLVKPSIGRALIQEPLGRFLEKCDYQLEPGGDYAFTIRAQL, encoded by the coding sequence ATGAGTCCTAAATATTTACCAGAAACTACTGCTTATCTGAAGATAACCCATCTATCTTGGCATCAAGGATTTATCTGTGGGGAAGTCAGTGCTGGAGAATTTATTTGGGAGTTTGAATGGCTTTTTCGGAAAGACAATTTATTAGTTAAGCCATCTATCGGTAGAGCTTTAATTCAAGAACCTTTAGGTAGATTTTTAGAAAAATGTGACTACCAATTAGAACCAGGTGGAGATTATGCGTTCACAATTCGAGCGCAACTTTGA